In Persicimonas caeni, a single window of DNA contains:
- a CDS encoding gamma-butyrobetaine hydroxylase-like domain-containing protein, with amino-acid sequence MSWHPHPTEIRALEDEGILRIKFSDDEEFDYDTVILRGYCPCAVCQGHGSRPLKWNPPKRKSQIVVDDIGQVGNYAMCIAWEDGHNTGVYSWEFLREIVEKPEQIFEEWPVEFEGLDS; translated from the coding sequence ATGTCCTGGCATCCGCACCCGACCGAAATCCGCGCCCTCGAAGACGAGGGTATCCTGCGCATCAAGTTTAGCGACGACGAGGAGTTCGACTACGACACCGTCATCCTGCGCGGCTACTGCCCCTGCGCCGTCTGCCAGGGCCACGGCAGCCGCCCGCTCAAGTGGAACCCACCCAAACGCAAGTCGCAGATCGTCGTCGATGATATCGGCCAGGTGGGCAACTACGCGATGTGCATCGCGTGGGAAGATGGGCACAACACGGGGGTGTACTCGTGGGAATTCTTGCGTGAGATCGTCGAGAAGCCGGAGCAGATCTTCGAGGAGTGGCCGGTGGAGTTTGAAGGTTTGGATTCTTGA
- a CDS encoding SDR family NAD(P)-dependent oxidoreductase, which translates to MTDIRNKRTLVTGAAMGMGLLMAEKFAQHGARVAMVDINEPALEEAAEQLRAKGLDVEPFVCDLAERKHIVALREEVLDRLGRIDILVNNAGVVAGGHYEDIAPELDDLMLRVNVDAVHWMTKEFMGDLKAGRDCHIVNMASAAGMLGVPDQAVYCASKWFVIGLSEAIRQEFRDQGISHIGISIICPSLVNTGMFDGAQEPILSPILDPDFVADKVIEAVENDELYVREPFMVKLTPLLRATLPTGVLDTMLEKFGVTKLMKGHRGRE; encoded by the coding sequence ATGACCGACATCCGAAACAAACGTACGTTGGTGACCGGCGCGGCGATGGGAATGGGCCTGCTCATGGCCGAGAAGTTCGCCCAGCACGGAGCCCGGGTGGCCATGGTCGACATCAACGAGCCGGCGCTCGAGGAGGCCGCCGAGCAGTTGCGGGCCAAGGGGCTCGACGTCGAGCCGTTCGTCTGCGACCTCGCCGAGCGCAAGCACATCGTGGCACTTCGTGAAGAGGTGCTCGACCGGCTGGGGCGCATCGACATTCTGGTCAACAACGCCGGGGTGGTCGCCGGCGGCCACTACGAAGATATCGCCCCCGAGCTCGACGACCTGATGCTGCGCGTCAACGTCGACGCGGTGCACTGGATGACCAAAGAGTTCATGGGCGACCTCAAAGCCGGTCGCGACTGCCATATCGTCAATATGGCCAGCGCCGCCGGCATGCTGGGCGTGCCCGACCAGGCGGTCTACTGCGCCAGCAAGTGGTTCGTCATCGGCTTGTCGGAGGCGATTCGCCAGGAGTTCCGCGATCAGGGCATCAGCCACATCGGCATCAGCATCATCTGTCCGAGCTTGGTCAACACGGGCATGTTCGACGGCGCCCAGGAGCCGATCTTGTCGCCGATCCTCGACCCCGATTTCGTGGCCGACAAGGTCATCGAGGCGGTCGAAAACGACGAGCTGTACGTGCGCGAGCCGTTCATGGTCAAGCTTACGCCGCTGCTGCGCGCCACGCTGCCCACGGGCGTGCTCGACACGATGTTGGAGAAGTTCGGGGTGACGAAGTTGATGAAGGGGCATCGGGGGCGGGAATAG
- a CDS encoding ferritin-like domain-containing protein translates to MATKEEFIDRLNDALSWELAGIIQYMQHSVMVTGPLRESLADFFSDGSEEARDHAEDAGKRIAALGAVPTVEPAKIRQATDVEGMLEAALALEEDALAAWEDALEASDAVAPGYGFWIEEQIAEEQEHVDELRKMTNKVSFSDADVSGGAENAG, encoded by the coding sequence ATGGCCACGAAAGAAGAATTCATCGACCGCCTCAACGACGCCCTCTCCTGGGAACTCGCGGGCATCATCCAATACATGCAGCACAGCGTGATGGTCACCGGACCGTTGCGCGAGAGCCTCGCCGACTTCTTCAGCGACGGCAGTGAAGAAGCGCGCGACCACGCTGAGGACGCTGGCAAGCGCATCGCAGCGCTGGGTGCGGTGCCGACCGTCGAGCCGGCCAAGATCCGCCAGGCCACCGACGTCGAGGGTATGCTCGAAGCCGCGCTGGCCCTCGAAGAAGACGCGCTCGCAGCCTGGGAAGACGCACTCGAAGCGTCCGACGCCGTCGCTCCGGGCTACGGCTTCTGGATCGAGGAGCAAATCGCCGAGGAGCAAGAGCACGTCGACGAGCTTCGCAAGATGACCAACAAGGTGTCGTTCTCCGACGCCGACGTCAGCGGTGGCGCCGAAAACGCCGGTTGA
- a CDS encoding amidohydrolase: protein MQYPKSLLFLLAAALLAGCATGSAGDKAPEFTAEDIDWPEGMNAQPRDLTPVEVEPETVLIEGATIMTATGEVIEGGSLLLEDGKIARVSEEKLDAPEGAKVIDGTGRFVTPGLIDTHSHLGVYPTPYVKAHSDGNEASAPTTPQVDAAHSTWPQDPGFQKALAGGVTALQILPGSANIIGGRAVTLELHPGISAQAMHFDGAPDGLKMACGENPKRVYGDRGGMPSTRMGTMAVWRQTLQKARETRRAYEKYREALARWKSAKEPDPKSKPQPPSRDLGMETLIGAMEGDILVHIHCYRADEMIQVLELADEFDFEIRSFHHALEAYKIRDVLAEWNVAVSTWADWWGYKVEMHDGIPQNAALIHAAGGRAIIHSDSPNDIQRLNQEAAKAYWAAKHEGMELSEDDALRWITANPAWALGIDEATGTIEAGKRADVVLWSKHPFSVYAEADMVWVEGVREYDRAEDPAPWSDFEVGQFADDASADDEEVQ from the coding sequence ATGCAGTATCCAAAATCCCTTCTCTTCTTGCTCGCCGCGGCGCTGTTGGCCGGTTGTGCGACGGGCTCGGCCGGCGACAAGGCCCCCGAGTTCACCGCCGAGGACATCGACTGGCCCGAGGGCATGAACGCGCAGCCGCGTGATCTGACCCCGGTGGAGGTCGAGCCCGAGACCGTGCTCATCGAGGGCGCGACGATCATGACCGCCACGGGCGAGGTCATCGAGGGCGGCTCTTTGCTGCTCGAAGACGGCAAGATCGCTCGGGTTTCCGAGGAAAAGCTCGACGCGCCCGAGGGGGCGAAGGTCATCGACGGGACCGGCCGGTTTGTCACGCCCGGGCTCATCGACACTCACTCGCACCTGGGTGTCTATCCGACGCCCTACGTGAAGGCGCACTCCGACGGCAACGAGGCGAGCGCGCCGACTACCCCGCAGGTGGACGCCGCGCACAGTACCTGGCCGCAAGATCCGGGCTTCCAGAAGGCGCTCGCCGGCGGCGTCACCGCGCTGCAGATCTTGCCCGGCTCGGCCAATATCATCGGCGGGCGGGCGGTGACGCTCGAGTTGCATCCGGGGATTTCGGCCCAGGCGATGCACTTCGACGGGGCGCCCGACGGGCTCAAGATGGCGTGCGGGGAGAATCCCAAGCGCGTCTATGGCGACCGCGGCGGCATGCCGTCGACGCGCATGGGGACCATGGCGGTGTGGCGTCAGACGCTGCAGAAGGCGCGGGAGACCCGGCGTGCGTACGAGAAGTACCGCGAGGCGTTGGCGCGCTGGAAGAGCGCGAAAGAGCCCGATCCGAAGTCGAAGCCGCAGCCGCCATCGCGTGACCTGGGTATGGAGACGCTCATCGGCGCCATGGAGGGCGATATCCTGGTGCACATCCACTGTTACCGCGCCGACGAGATGATCCAGGTGCTCGAACTCGCCGACGAGTTCGACTTCGAGATTCGCTCGTTCCACCACGCGCTGGAGGCGTACAAGATCCGCGACGTGCTCGCCGAATGGAACGTCGCCGTGTCGACCTGGGCGGATTGGTGGGGCTACAAGGTCGAGATGCACGACGGCATCCCGCAAAACGCCGCGCTCATCCACGCCGCCGGCGGCCGCGCCATCATTCACTCCGACTCGCCCAACGATATCCAACGGCTCAATCAGGAGGCCGCCAAGGCCTACTGGGCGGCCAAGCACGAGGGTATGGAGTTGAGCGAGGACGACGCGCTTCGCTGGATCACCGCCAACCCGGCCTGGGCGCTGGGCATCGACGAGGCGACCGGGACGATCGAGGCGGGCAAGCGCGCCGATGTCGTGCTGTGGTCAAAGCATCCCTTCAGCGTCTACGCCGAGGCCGACATGGTGTGGGTCGAGGGCGTGCGTGAGTACGACCGCGCCGAAGACCCCGCGCCGTGGAGTGACTTCGAGGTGGGGCAATTTGCTGACGATGCGTCTGCGGACGATGAGGAGGTCCAGTGA
- a CDS encoding YgaP family membrane protein, with translation MTALKKLTNEGSIDRIARVVLGVVLLSLVFVGPQTAWGLLGIIPLATGAVGFCPLYRLVGINTCKNGECAPQS, from the coding sequence ATGACGGCTCTCAAGAAACTGACCAACGAAGGTAGCATCGATCGCATCGCACGCGTCGTCCTCGGCGTCGTGCTGCTCAGCCTGGTCTTCGTCGGCCCGCAGACGGCCTGGGGCCTGCTCGGCATCATTCCGCTGGCGACCGGTGCCGTGGGCTTCTGCCCGCTGTATCGCCTCGTGGGCATCAACACCTGCAAGAACGGCGAGTGCGCGCCTCAGAGCTGA
- a CDS encoding amidohydrolase family protein, with protein sequence MRLLNGQIRTLLIVLALCLWGTSASAQTSPDQTALGQTVLRGAKVHTVAGEVIDDAVIVVGKDGKIAAVGGPDTKVPEGAEVVDVTGKVITPGLVDAFTSLGVVEIWQTGSTVDHAGSGDAVRAAFSVSDGFNPNSVLIPITRTGGVTSVVVVPGGGLVSGKAAWARLGAENGAKQAAFVDDASVAMVVNHGERGARAAGGSRGAAMESLRELYDDVVFYRDNKEGYDQNRSRKLAASRLDLENLGATLEQGMPVLFRVNRASDIRVVLKFADEVGLKPIIVGGAEAWQVADELAERKVPVVVEPTLNLPERFEKLGARADNAALLAEAGVPVVLSTFSTHNVRKLRQAAGNAVRAGMSHTDALEAITAAPARALGRDDIGTVEVGKAADLVVWSGDPFELSTRVERLYVDGAETSLDNNRQHKLFERYRELPRRGEPAERD encoded by the coding sequence ATGCGACTGCTTAACGGACAAATTCGAACGCTGCTCATCGTCTTGGCGCTGTGCCTTTGGGGGACGAGCGCCTCGGCGCAGACTTCGCCCGATCAGACGGCGCTCGGTCAAACTGTGCTTCGCGGCGCCAAGGTCCACACCGTCGCGGGCGAGGTCATCGACGACGCCGTGATCGTGGTCGGCAAAGACGGCAAGATCGCGGCGGTCGGCGGGCCCGACACGAAAGTGCCCGAAGGGGCCGAGGTCGTCGATGTGACCGGTAAGGTCATCACGCCGGGGCTGGTCGACGCATTTACGAGCCTGGGCGTCGTCGAGATCTGGCAGACCGGCAGCACGGTCGACCACGCGGGCAGCGGAGATGCGGTGCGCGCGGCGTTTTCGGTGAGCGACGGATTCAACCCCAACAGCGTATTGATTCCCATCACGCGCACCGGCGGGGTCACCTCCGTGGTGGTCGTCCCGGGCGGCGGGCTGGTGAGCGGAAAGGCTGCCTGGGCGCGGCTCGGGGCCGAGAACGGAGCCAAGCAGGCGGCGTTCGTCGACGACGCGTCGGTCGCCATGGTCGTCAACCACGGCGAGCGCGGGGCGCGGGCCGCCGGTGGTTCGCGTGGCGCGGCGATGGAGTCGCTGCGCGAGTTGTACGACGATGTAGTCTTCTATCGCGACAACAAAGAGGGGTACGACCAGAATCGCTCACGCAAGCTCGCGGCGAGTCGGCTCGACCTCGAAAACCTCGGCGCCACGTTGGAGCAGGGCATGCCGGTGCTGTTTCGAGTCAACCGGGCCAGCGATATTCGCGTGGTGTTGAAGTTTGCCGACGAGGTGGGGTTGAAGCCCATCATCGTCGGCGGCGCGGAGGCCTGGCAGGTGGCCGACGAGCTTGCCGAGCGCAAGGTGCCAGTCGTCGTCGAGCCCACGCTGAATCTGCCCGAGCGCTTCGAGAAGCTGGGGGCGCGGGCCGACAACGCCGCGCTGCTCGCCGAGGCCGGCGTGCCGGTCGTCTTGTCGACGTTTTCGACCCACAACGTGCGTAAACTGCGCCAGGCGGCGGGCAACGCGGTGCGCGCGGGTATGAGCCACACCGACGCCCTCGAGGCGATTACCGCGGCGCCGGCGCGGGCGTTGGGGCGTGACGATATCGGCACCGTCGAGGTCGGCAAGGCCGCCGACCTGGTCGTGTGGTCGGGCGATCCGTTCGAGTTGTCGACGCGGGTCGAGCGGCTCTACGTCGACGGCGCCGAGACGAGCCTCGATAACAACCGCCAGCACAAGCTCTTCGAGCGATATCGCGAACTTCCGCGCCGCGGCGAGCCGGCCGAGCGCGACTGA
- a CDS encoding DoxX family protein has translation MDSPPSDLIARQKDVPHRSLKTVGVWALTMLTSALFIAAAVPKLGGGYSFFAERFQEWGYPGWFETGVGIAEVVSAIFLIIPTTAFYAAGVLAVIMLGAIYTHVALGVAAYAVLPAVMLCAVAIIGWVRRPQRFRSTKPRVTTTTPRNA, from the coding sequence ATGGACTCGCCACCTTCCGACCTGATCGCCCGCCAAAAAGACGTACCGCACCGGTCTCTGAAAACGGTGGGCGTCTGGGCGCTGACCATGTTGACCTCCGCCCTGTTCATCGCTGCGGCCGTACCCAAGCTGGGCGGTGGCTACTCGTTCTTCGCGGAGCGCTTCCAAGAGTGGGGCTACCCGGGTTGGTTCGAGACGGGCGTCGGCATCGCTGAGGTCGTCAGCGCGATCTTCCTAATCATCCCGACCACCGCGTTTTACGCCGCCGGTGTTCTCGCCGTGATCATGCTCGGCGCGATTTACACCCACGTGGCGCTGGGCGTAGCCGCTTACGCCGTGTTGCCGGCCGTCATGCTCTGTGCAGTCGCCATCATCGGCTGGGTGCGTCGTCCGCAGCGCTTTCGCAGCACGAAGCCGCGGGTGACGACGACCACGCCGCGTAATGCGTAA
- a CDS encoding ABC transporter substrate-binding protein, which translates to MPKQKLRLGLEWFLNPDHVPFLVAEDKGWFDEAGLEIELIEPEEHLDAVEEIEKGEMDLAVTEPLHLVEDVANGKPVVGIARFLHTNGGVLYLKDSGIERPRDMAGKRIQYPGAPGPGGPAIVGTMIAADGGDYEPNDFEPVNNGFFHTDALLEDKADVATLAFYNFEVVEARHRGAEADFFALKDWGVPDFCQLILITSPEVLAEKEDALRDFLEIMQRGLDFLHQHPDEAREIYFRRTETDPEDALMSAIWKATVPCFTFDFSMSREYYADLQTWMYDYGLIERTVVASDYWTNELVYAE; encoded by the coding sequence ATGCCAAAGCAAAAGCTTCGTCTCGGATTGGAGTGGTTTCTCAACCCCGATCACGTCCCCTTTCTGGTCGCCGAAGACAAGGGCTGGTTCGATGAAGCCGGCCTCGAAATCGAGCTCATCGAGCCCGAAGAGCACCTCGACGCCGTCGAGGAGATCGAGAAGGGCGAGATGGACCTGGCGGTGACCGAGCCGCTGCATCTGGTCGAAGACGTTGCCAACGGCAAGCCTGTCGTTGGCATCGCTCGTTTCTTGCACACCAACGGCGGCGTGCTCTACCTCAAAGACAGCGGCATCGAGCGCCCGCGCGACATGGCCGGGAAGCGCATCCAGTATCCGGGCGCGCCCGGGCCTGGCGGCCCTGCGATCGTGGGCACCATGATCGCGGCCGACGGCGGCGACTATGAGCCCAACGACTTCGAGCCGGTCAACAACGGCTTTTTCCACACTGACGCCTTGCTCGAAGACAAGGCCGACGTCGCCACGCTCGCCTTCTACAACTTCGAGGTCGTCGAGGCCCGCCACCGCGGCGCCGAGGCCGACTTCTTCGCGCTCAAAGACTGGGGCGTGCCCGACTTCTGCCAGCTCATCCTGATCACCTCCCCCGAGGTGCTCGCCGAGAAAGAAGACGCCCTGCGCGACTTCCTGGAGATCATGCAGCGCGGCCTCGACTTCCTGCACCAGCACCCCGACGAGGCGCGCGAGATCTACTTCCGCCGCACCGAGACCGACCCCGAAGACGCGCTCATGTCGGCGATCTGGAAGGCGACGGTGCCGTGCTTTACGTTCGATTTCTCGATGAGCCGCGAGTACTACGCGGACCTACAGACTTGGATGTACGATTACGGGCTGATCGAGCGCACGGTCGTGGCGAGTGACTACTGGACCAACGAGTTGGTCTACGCCGAGTAG
- a CDS encoding CASTOR/POLLUX-related putative ion channel, whose amino-acid sequence MKRLFNRLYYFVETFFQRGAAYQLLALALVLVILSVTGGWVVFEFSPQFTDFSKSVWWAFLRLTDPGYLGDDEGTLPRIVSTVLTVSGGVFFFGALVAIMTNGLSRFMSYLASGRSQIFERQHILIIGWHARIHAIVEELIRSEERVITRLGRARLPAIVILTNDYQPDLLTELRTKLPKEVRDEARILVRSGNPLEAESLERVDFARASAIILLSHADFETPRHFSDMTLVKVLMSLRAQAQDVPPEELPNVVLDIAVPANKLLAESVGWHRTEAIANVEFMSRLLCQSIRQPGLSQVYLHLLTDMYGESIYLVEADELGVTGKPLREVIHCMKEAVPIGYMKALEGPFEKEERLRLMELDEPLEAGDELICIAPTIRSIRHGYAAGRGEELRTQLDKVASSRRLEDGGQARERAPREVLLIGWSHLVRPLLGELGAYHREEFAITIVTERDTRDVLAQLRSLESRLDNLTVDAVQSGLNSIDEVRQIGAEHFDNIALLSPEFIQDPLLSDAETVMAFVLINRYLEEVAPDAQVAFLAELNDEDNQPLLQLNRPADILITQEIVSHLLSQVSVRRALAWVYEELFTYGGSEISFRPFDDFIDTVVQPDVDFDECQAACLSVGRVAIGYQLAEPRDELEQGVHLNPPRDFRFEPQEGDRLIVVDV is encoded by the coding sequence ATGAAACGGCTTTTCAATCGCCTCTATTATTTTGTCGAGACCTTCTTTCAACGGGGGGCGGCGTATCAGTTGCTCGCCTTGGCGCTGGTTCTCGTCATTTTGTCGGTGACCGGCGGCTGGGTCGTCTTCGAGTTCAGCCCCCAATTCACGGACTTCTCCAAATCTGTATGGTGGGCGTTTTTACGGCTGACCGACCCGGGCTATCTCGGTGACGACGAGGGGACACTCCCAAGGATCGTCTCGACGGTCTTGACGGTTTCGGGGGGCGTTTTCTTCTTCGGCGCGCTGGTCGCTATCATGACCAACGGGTTGAGCCGCTTTATGAGCTATCTGGCGTCGGGCCGAAGCCAGATCTTCGAGAGACAGCACATCTTGATCATCGGGTGGCACGCGCGCATTCACGCCATCGTCGAAGAGCTCATCCGCTCTGAGGAGCGTGTGATCACTCGCTTGGGTCGCGCCCGTCTGCCGGCCATTGTCATTCTGACGAACGATTATCAACCCGACCTGCTCACCGAATTGCGCACCAAGCTTCCCAAAGAGGTGCGTGACGAAGCTCGGATCTTGGTGCGCTCGGGCAACCCGCTGGAGGCCGAGAGCCTCGAGCGCGTCGACTTTGCGCGGGCCTCGGCGATTATCTTGTTGTCGCACGCCGATTTCGAGACGCCCCGGCATTTCTCGGACATGACGCTGGTCAAGGTGTTGATGAGTCTGCGCGCCCAGGCTCAGGACGTGCCGCCGGAAGAGCTCCCCAACGTCGTGCTCGACATCGCCGTGCCGGCCAACAAGTTGCTGGCCGAGTCGGTCGGCTGGCACCGCACCGAAGCGATCGCCAACGTCGAGTTCATGAGCCGGCTCTTATGCCAGTCGATCCGCCAGCCGGGCCTCTCGCAGGTGTACTTGCACCTGTTGACCGACATGTACGGCGAGTCGATCTATTTGGTGGAGGCCGATGAACTCGGCGTGACCGGCAAGCCGCTTCGCGAGGTTATCCACTGCATGAAGGAGGCGGTTCCCATCGGGTACATGAAGGCGCTCGAGGGGCCGTTCGAAAAGGAGGAGCGCCTTCGGCTCATGGAGCTCGACGAGCCGCTGGAGGCCGGAGATGAGTTGATTTGCATCGCCCCGACCATTCGCAGCATTCGCCACGGCTACGCCGCCGGGCGCGGCGAGGAGTTGCGCACCCAACTCGACAAGGTGGCTTCGTCGAGACGCCTCGAAGATGGCGGTCAGGCCCGGGAGCGCGCGCCGCGCGAGGTGCTCCTGATTGGCTGGAGCCACCTGGTTCGGCCGCTATTGGGCGAGTTGGGCGCTTATCACCGCGAAGAATTCGCCATCACCATCGTCACCGAGCGCGACACCCGTGACGTGCTCGCCCAGCTCCGCTCGCTGGAGTCGCGCCTCGACAACTTGACCGTCGACGCGGTGCAATCGGGGCTCAACTCCATCGACGAGGTGCGCCAGATCGGCGCCGAGCACTTCGACAATATCGCGCTGCTCAGCCCGGAATTTATCCAAGACCCCCTGTTGTCCGATGCCGAGACGGTCATGGCGTTCGTGCTCATCAACCGTTACCTCGAAGAGGTGGCCCCCGACGCACAAGTGGCGTTTTTGGCCGAACTCAACGACGAGGACAACCAGCCGCTGTTGCAACTCAACCGGCCGGCCGACATTCTCATCACTCAAGAGATCGTCAGCCACCTCCTCTCACAGGTCTCCGTGCGCCGCGCGCTCGCCTGGGTCTACGAGGAATTGTTCACCTACGGCGGCTCCGAGATTAGCTTCCGCCCGTTCGATGATTTCATCGACACGGTCGTCCAACCCGACGTCGACTTCGACGAGTGTCAGGCGGCGTGCCTGAGCGTCGGGCGAGTGGCGATTGGTTATCAATTGGCTGAGCCACGCGACGAGTTGGAGCAGGGCGTGCACCTGAATCCGCCGCGGGACTTTCGTTTCGAACCGCAGGAGGGGGACCGGTTGATCGTCGTAGATGTGTAG
- a CDS encoding NAD-dependent epimerase/dehydratase family protein, producing the protein MTERLNLVTGATGFTGSYVVRDLVAKGQKVIATDLPKAFEDEAHLEALRTYGVDFDHPNVEVIPANLLDKETLAPLFDHDITHIFHVASLYDYSASLEILRKINVDGTRNFLDFALELDNLERFIHWSTCGVFGKPYTAADGHKVNVPFDENSPSPKTMPYGAKEPDNTHLVNDYSISKWEQEQMVWKEHRDNGLPVTVVRPAPIYGPGSDYGHGGIILAIAQGWVPGIPADAKNYITTSVHVEDIAGFAVYAAEHDDTIGEDYNVVDNSIISYHEFLHYIALLTGRSLKDIPLLKLKSLHPILEKLAYGWTWLERAFSVPRIRVFEIQSATYISSSYWLSNRKSIEAGYEYKYPDVREGLKDTVAWFREMGWLTDPKRTLVVSPGGSKANKISA; encoded by the coding sequence ATGACTGAACGATTGAACTTGGTAACTGGCGCCACTGGATTTACCGGCTCGTATGTCGTGCGTGACCTGGTCGCGAAGGGCCAGAAGGTCATCGCGACCGACCTGCCCAAGGCGTTCGAGGACGAGGCCCACCTGGAGGCGCTTCGCACCTACGGCGTCGACTTCGACCATCCCAACGTCGAGGTCATCCCGGCGAACCTGCTCGACAAAGAGACGCTCGCGCCGCTGTTCGATCACGACATCACGCACATTTTCCACGTCGCCTCACTGTACGACTACAGCGCCTCTTTGGAAATCCTGCGCAAGATCAACGTCGACGGCACCCGCAACTTCTTGGATTTTGCCCTCGAGCTCGACAACCTCGAGCGGTTCATCCACTGGAGCACCTGCGGGGTGTTCGGCAAGCCCTACACCGCCGCCGACGGCCACAAGGTCAACGTGCCGTTCGACGAGAACTCCCCGTCGCCCAAGACGATGCCCTACGGCGCCAAAGAGCCCGACAACACCCACTTGGTCAACGACTACTCGATCTCGAAGTGGGAGCAGGAGCAGATGGTCTGGAAGGAGCATCGCGACAACGGCCTGCCGGTGACGGTGGTGCGCCCTGCCCCGATCTACGGGCCGGGCAGCGACTACGGCCACGGCGGCATCATCCTGGCGATCGCCCAGGGCTGGGTGCCCGGTATCCCTGCGGATGCCAAGAACTACATCACCACTTCGGTCCACGTCGAAGATATAGCCGGGTTCGCGGTCTACGCCGCCGAGCACGACGACACGATCGGTGAGGACTACAACGTGGTCGACAACAGCATCATCAGCTACCACGAGTTCTTGCACTATATCGCGCTGTTGACGGGCCGCTCGCTCAAAGACATCCCGCTGCTCAAGCTCAAGAGCCTGCACCCGATCCTCGAAAAACTCGCCTACGGTTGGACCTGGCTCGAGCGCGCCTTCAGCGTGCCGCGCATCCGAGTCTTCGAGATCCAGTCGGCGACCTACATCAGCTCGAGCTACTGGCTGAGCAACCGAAAGAGCATCGAGGCGGGCTACGAGTACAAGTACCCGGACGTACGTGAGGGGTTGAAGGACACGGTGGCGTGGTTCCGCGAGATGGGTTGGCTGACCGACCCGAAGCGAACGTTGGTGGTCAGCCCGGGTGGGTCGAAGGCGAATAAGATTAGTGCGTAG
- a CDS encoding FAD-dependent oxidoreductase, with product MSKVLVVGDGPGGLSAALFLAKNDIDVDVFGTDDTPMHKAMLYNYLGIPEMTGSKFQEVAREQVAGFGANLHETKVASIEKTDGGFKVSTDDGAEHEGDYLIIAVSNKGLIDQAGMERDGGVAKVDQNGRTNVDDAYAVGWAARSQKIQAIISAGDGAAAALDIMSKEAGKDVHDFDVVE from the coding sequence ATGAGCAAAGTACTGGTTGTTGGAGATGGCCCCGGTGGACTGAGCGCCGCCTTGTTCTTGGCGAAAAACGACATCGACGTCGACGTATTCGGCACCGATGATACGCCGATGCACAAGGCGATGCTCTACAATTATCTGGGGATTCCCGAGATGACGGGCAGCAAGTTCCAGGAGGTCGCGCGTGAGCAGGTGGCAGGCTTCGGGGCGAATCTGCACGAGACGAAGGTCGCCAGCATCGAGAAGACCGACGGCGGGTTCAAGGTGAGCACCGACGACGGCGCCGAGCACGAGGGCGACTACCTGATCATCGCGGTGAGCAACAAAGGTTTGATCGATCAGGCCGGCATGGAGCGCGACGGCGGCGTCGCCAAGGTCGACCAGAACGGTCGCACCAACGTCGACGATGCCTACGCGGTCGGTTGGGCGGCGCGCAGCCAGAAGATCCAGGCGATCATCTCGGCCGGCGACGGCGCGGCGGCTGCGCTCGACATCATGTCGAAAGAGGCGGGCAAAGACGTGCACGACTTCGACGTGGTCGAGTAA